The genomic segment CCGGAGGATCCGCCGCTGGAGCTACTTGGTGAAGAGGGACCAAAGCCGCCACCGAGCCAAATGAAGGCACCGCTGTTGACGCGTCCAAGACCTTCCACCGTGACGGTGCATTCGGGGGTTCCTTCACCCTGAACGATGATCAGATTCTTGCGATACCGCAGGTAGGTATCACCTGTTGCCGGGTCAGTGGCACGCTCTGCCGGCTTAGACATGCTCACGATTTGATCCGCAACGCCTGTTTCATTGGCACAAGAATAAGTTCCATTAGAACCTGGCCAACGCTCGGAGATTTGGCTGCCCACAGCAGGCTTCGCGATAATCGCAGCAAATAGGCACAGCACTGCTAAAAACAGCAGGATAAACCCTATGCTTCGGTAATTGCGAGAGCTCATGGTTTGTAAATGCTCCTCGTGCTCACAATTGTGAGTTCTTCTGGGTAGAGGTGATAGCTAAACCATTCCCACACGTCCTCCAAGAATTCAGCGGTGAGCGCAGTGAGGTGATGAGGGGTAGGTCCAGGGAAACTAGCGATCAACCATTCCTCGCCACCTTGAGAGATTTCCTCGGCTGCTCGCACGAAATCCTCTTCAGAAAGCACTGCCACATTGGTTTGCAGCAGGTAGTTTTCCCGCGTGATGCTCTCAGGCAATGGCCAACGAGCATCCTCTGATTGTGCTGCATGGCAGGAAATTTCTTCCCGGAAACTCCCTTCGGAGGTTTCTACGGTGACCACATGCGAGCCGCCAATCACCGCTAAATGGCAGGTGGTGGGGTGTGGGGATGCGTCGATAAGCTTATCAGCAAGCACCTCCGGCAATTCCCCATTCCAGCTCACGCCAAGCGCTTCGGCGTTGACGTCTGTTGGTGCGCAATCTATGTGATGCATCATTATGCCTCGGGTGCTGGATAGACGATAAGTTCACCGGGCAGCACTTTCCACCCGAGTGAGACTTCAAATGGACCATCGGAGCCAAAACGCTCAAAGCTGAGTAATTTTTCTCCGCCGGTTTCTGCAAGATCCCAATACTCAAACTCACCTTGGTCAGCGACGCCGGTGGTGCCCTCAGAAACGAAGGAACCCACACCAGATTCTGTCTTGCGGTAACGCACGCCCTCCACGGTGATTTCATGCGTTGGTGCTGTGGCTAAATCTGGGCGAGAAATCCACCAACCAAGGTTCAACTGAC from the Corynebacterium crudilactis genome contains:
- a CDS encoding DUF2617 family protein, giving the protein MMHHIDCAPTDVNAEALGVSWNGELPEVLADKLIDASPHPTTCHLAVIGGSHVVTVETSEGSFREEISCHAAQSEDARWPLPESITRENYLLQTNVAVLSEEDFVRAAEEISQGGEEWLIASFPGPTPHHLTALTAEFLEDVWEWFSYHLYPEELTIVSTRSIYKP
- a CDS encoding DUF4247 domain-containing protein, with translation MSSRNYRSIGFILLFLAVLCLFAAIIAKPAVGSQISERWPGSNGTYSCANETGVADQIVSMSKPAERATDPATGDTYLRYRKNLIIVQGEGTPECTVTVEGLGRVNSGAFIWLGGGFGPSSPSSSSGGSSGSGGGVK